In the genome of Pseudomonadota bacterium, one region contains:
- a CDS encoding copper chaperone PCu(A)C, translating to MQNHTNASLLSPLWAAKRTVVVLLTSLLLASCTEGGAPLEVADAYVRQPPPGMKMTAAFATLSNPGNDAVVLTGASSEGFSSVSIHETALVDGVARMRPVPQLEVGPGETVVLEPGGLHLMLMGAQGPVSADQTVSVTLQLGDGEQMIIEMPVRAPR from the coding sequence ATGCAAAACCACACAAACGCAAGTTTATTGAGCCCGCTTTGGGCCGCGAAAAGGACGGTCGTCGTCCTGCTGACGAGTCTGCTTTTAGCCAGCTGCACAGAGGGTGGTGCGCCCCTTGAGGTGGCCGACGCTTATGTCCGGCAGCCTCCGCCGGGCATGAAAATGACGGCAGCCTTCGCCACGTTAAGCAATCCCGGCAACGATGCGGTGGTGCTGACAGGCGCGTCCAGCGAGGGCTTTAGCTCCGTGTCGATCCACGAGACTGCGCTGGTCGACGGCGTGGCGCGCATGCGGCCGGTGCCGCAGCTTGAGGTGGGGCCAGGAGAAACGGTTGTGCTCGAACCCGGTGGCCTGCATCTGATGCTGATGGGCGCCCAGGGACCGGTATCCGCCGATCAGACGGTCAGCGTCACGCTGCAGCTTGGTGACGGTGAACAGATGATCATCGAGATGCCGGTTCGCGCCCCGCGCTGA
- a CDS encoding arginyltransferase, translating to MRDHSTIRVLQTVKHRCGYYSDRFTRNLVVDPGAEHLDVIYDSLTASGFRRAGALIFRPHCETCNACIATRIPVPDFKPSRNQRRVAAANQDLRVTQSPARFTTEIFGLYRRYLTARHPSGGMDNPSREDFENFLLSQWSRTFFMEMRLGEELVGIAVTDRLSSGLSAVYTFFEPELKSRSLGTFAILSQLRLARELRAHYLFLGYWIDGHPKMDYKTRFQPMEVFRGGQWTRQQRDT from the coding sequence ATGAGAGATCACTCGACCATTCGAGTTCTGCAAACGGTTAAACACCGCTGCGGGTACTACAGCGACCGCTTCACCCGCAATCTGGTGGTCGATCCGGGTGCCGAACATCTTGACGTTATCTACGACTCCCTGACGGCGAGCGGTTTTCGTCGTGCGGGTGCTCTGATCTTTCGGCCCCATTGCGAGACCTGCAACGCCTGTATCGCCACCCGAATTCCGGTGCCGGACTTCAAGCCAAGTCGCAATCAGCGCCGGGTCGCTGCGGCAAACCAGGACCTCCGGGTGACCCAGTCCCCGGCCCGCTTTACCACCGAGATCTTCGGGCTCTATCGCCGCTATCTGACCGCGCGCCACCCGTCCGGTGGCATGGACAACCCGTCTCGCGAAGACTTCGAAAACTTCCTGCTCAGCCAGTGGAGCCGCACCTTTTTTATGGAAATGCGGCTCGGCGAGGAGCTGGTGGGCATTGCGGTGACCGACCGCCTGAGCAGCGGGCTTTCGGCGGTCTATACCTTTTTTGAGCCGGAGCTGAAGAGCCGCAGCCTCGGCACGTTTGCCATCCTGTCACAGCTGCGGTTGGCGCGAGAGCTGCGGGCCCATTATCTGTTTCTGGGCTACTGGATCGACGGGCATCCCAAGATGGACTACAAAACCCGCTTTCAACCGATGGAGGTCTTCCGCGGCGGCCAATGGACGCGCCAGCAGCGCGATACCTGA
- a CDS encoding CoA pyrophosphatase encodes MDVPVLADDHPLTALVSRPLVPAAVLVPLVYRDGWHIILTQRTDKLSNHAGQISFPGGRREEADVSYIDTALRESQEEIGLERDRVSLLGFLDAIPIITGFGVVPVVGAVQGTPSLQLDPGEVAAAFEVPLDFLLNLGNYRLETMHRAGRSARIHVIQYESWRIWGATAAMLHNLAVRVQTRGEQQ; translated from the coding sequence GTGGATGTTCCGGTGCTCGCTGATGATCACCCATTGACCGCCCTGGTGAGCCGCCCGCTGGTACCCGCGGCTGTCCTAGTGCCGCTGGTCTATCGGGACGGCTGGCACATTATTTTGACCCAAAGAACCGACAAACTGTCCAATCACGCTGGCCAGATCAGCTTTCCGGGCGGTCGGCGCGAGGAGGCCGACGTCTCGTACATCGACACGGCGTTGCGCGAGTCGCAGGAAGAGATCGGACTTGAGCGGGATCGGGTATCGCTGCTCGGATTCCTCGATGCGATACCGATCATCACCGGTTTCGGCGTTGTGCCGGTGGTCGGGGCAGTCCAGGGGACGCCTTCGCTGCAGCTCGATCCGGGGGAAGTGGCGGCAGCTTTTGAGGTGCCGCTGGATTTCCTGCTGAATTTGGGAAACTATCGTCTAGAGACCATGCATCGCGCCGGGCGCTCGGCCCGCATCCACGTGATTCAGTACGAGTCCTGGCGCATCTGGGGAGCTACGGCAGCCATGCTTCACAACCTTGCTGTGCGGGTTCAGACCCGGGGAGAGCAACAGTGA
- the pspA gene encoding phage shock protein PspA yields the protein MGIFTRLTDIINANINAVLDKAEDPEKIVRLMIQEMEDTLVEVRSAAAKAIADKKERTRALTYLDQESLDWEQKAELALSRGREDLAKAALVEKSRVAGRAEALQKDLDAVNEHLQKLNEDISKLQAKLGDAKDRQRALTMRHKAAQTQLKARSQIHDSRIDEVLHRFEHAERKIDRVESEAEALDMGRNKTLSDEIMELERGDDINRELDALKAKVSGADSKAKKADKE from the coding sequence GTGGGCATCTTTACCCGACTGACAGATATCATCAACGCCAACATCAACGCGGTGCTGGATAAGGCCGAAGATCCGGAAAAAATTGTCCGGCTCATGATCCAGGAGATGGAGGACACCCTCGTGGAGGTCCGCTCAGCCGCCGCCAAGGCGATCGCCGACAAAAAAGAGCGGACCCGCGCGCTGACCTATCTGGACCAGGAGTCGCTGGACTGGGAGCAGAAGGCTGAGCTTGCGCTCTCGCGCGGTCGTGAGGACCTGGCAAAAGCCGCACTGGTGGAAAAGTCGCGGGTCGCGGGACGCGCTGAAGCGCTGCAGAAAGACTTGGACGCAGTCAATGAACACCTCCAGAAACTCAACGAAGACATCAGCAAGCTCCAGGCCAAGCTCGGTGACGCCAAGGACCGCCAGCGTGCACTCACCATGCGCCACAAGGCGGCACAGACGCAGCTCAAGGCCCGCAGCCAAATTCACGATTCACGCATCGACGAGGTGCTGCATCGGTTCGAACACGCCGAGCGAAAGATCGATCGCGTGGAGTCGGAGGCTGAGGCGCTGGACATGGGCCGCAACAAGACGCTCTCCGACGAAATCATGGAGCTCGAGCGCGGTGACGACATCAATCGTGAGCTCGACGCGCTGAAGGCCAAGGTGTCGGGTGCAGATTCCAAGGCGAAAAAAGCGGACAAGGAGTAA
- a CDS encoding FKBP-type peptidyl-prolyl cis-trans isomerase: MKLGFSARLTARLALVSAAMFAMPLALAQETQPIDKDKMSYSIGYQFGSDLKQRNLDVSVDTVIEAIRTALDSGEPRVNEQEMVTLLKRLEQEFRAEQLEKFKALADENKVKSEEFLSDNKGKKNIVEMSSGVQYRVIEEGDGTRPTMESEVIVHYRSSTMSGLEYDSSFARGEPVNFKVNQVLKGWQEVLPLMKPGAKWQVFVPPELGYGVRGQPPVGPNEVLVFDINLVEVKS; encoded by the coding sequence ATGAAGCTAGGTTTCTCAGCGCGGCTGACCGCGCGGCTGGCGCTCGTTTCAGCAGCAATGTTTGCAATGCCGCTGGCGCTGGCACAGGAAACGCAGCCCATCGATAAAGACAAGATGAGCTATTCCATCGGCTATCAGTTCGGTAGCGATCTCAAGCAGCGCAATCTCGATGTCAGCGTCGACACCGTGATCGAGGCGATTCGTACCGCGCTGGACAGCGGCGAGCCGCGGGTCAACGAGCAGGAGATGGTCACGCTGCTCAAGCGCCTGGAACAAGAGTTCCGCGCTGAACAGCTGGAGAAATTCAAGGCGCTGGCCGATGAAAACAAGGTCAAAAGCGAGGAGTTTTTGTCCGACAACAAGGGCAAGAAGAACATTGTTGAGATGTCCAGCGGCGTTCAGTATCGCGTGATCGAAGAGGGTGACGGCACCCGCCCAACCATGGAGAGCGAGGTGATTGTTCACTATCGATCCTCGACCATGTCCGGGCTGGAATACGACAGCTCTTTCGCCCGTGGTGAGCCCGTCAACTTCAAGGTGAACCAGGTGCTCAAAGGCTGGCAGGAAGTGCTGCCGCTCATGAAGCCCGGCGCCAAGTGGCAGGTGTTTGTGCCGCCGGAGCTCGGCTACGGTGTGCGCGGTCAGCCGCCGGTGGGCCCGAACGAAGTGTTGGTCTTCGACATCAATCTGGTTGAGGTCAAGAGCTGA
- a CDS encoding DUF4139 domain-containing protein codes for MLERLVIVLAAAALSTEIVQAQPTDNPPAGATDRPAMTQHSITVYSKARPGAIDPAAFSDQGGYRAEVPGYAVVRTVRTMDLSEPSVAFTDVASAIDPTTVAFKSLSFPDSTRVIEQNYRYDLVSTARMLEQFLGQELTLKNVLGSEVETYSGTLMTSQGTSVVLQLADGRLVSLAEVGNITFPDLPGGLITRPTLQWQVATDQPGDHEVEVSYETSGMTWWADYNLLLDERSGCQLDLQAWVSIVNQSGGSFDSARLKLIAGDVNRAPKATPVQPTAIRRNMAEMTQADAGFQEQAFFEYHLYTLGRPADLPDRSLKQLELFPTAVGVECQKQLLFTAGYRPYGVFSVPFTKASHPLPLRGDVAVELQFVNAEDNQLGLPLPAGRVRVSQRNPNDGNLEFIGEDVIDHTPRNESLAIALGNAFDVKGERRQADFRWSAGERWMEETIEVELRNQKQEPATIVVKESMLRWSNWRLTNQSHEFSQPDAATIVFAVDVDAEQVETVRYTVRYEW; via the coding sequence GTGCTTGAACGCCTTGTCATTGTACTTGCTGCCGCTGCGCTGAGCACCGAAATTGTGCAGGCGCAGCCGACAGACAACCCGCCAGCCGGCGCAACGGATCGTCCCGCCATGACCCAACACAGCATCACCGTCTACAGCAAGGCCAGGCCCGGCGCCATAGACCCTGCCGCCTTCAGCGATCAGGGTGGCTATCGCGCCGAAGTCCCCGGCTACGCCGTTGTCCGAACCGTTCGCACGATGGACCTCAGCGAGCCGTCGGTCGCGTTCACAGACGTCGCGTCCGCCATCGACCCGACAACGGTCGCATTCAAGTCATTGAGCTTTCCCGACAGTACTCGGGTTATCGAGCAAAACTACCGCTACGATCTGGTCAGCACCGCCCGGATGCTCGAACAGTTCCTCGGGCAGGAGCTCACGCTGAAAAACGTGCTGGGCTCCGAGGTTGAGACCTACAGTGGCACGCTGATGACCAGTCAGGGCACCAGCGTTGTCCTGCAGCTGGCTGACGGCCGCCTGGTGAGTCTGGCAGAGGTGGGCAACATCACCTTCCCCGATCTTCCTGGCGGGCTGATTACCCGACCCACTCTGCAGTGGCAAGTTGCCACCGACCAGCCCGGGGACCATGAAGTTGAGGTCAGCTATGAGACCTCCGGCATGACCTGGTGGGCAGACTACAACCTGCTGCTGGACGAACGCAGCGGATGTCAGCTGGATCTCCAGGCCTGGGTCAGCATCGTCAACCAGTCCGGCGGGAGCTTCGACAGCGCTCGGCTGAAGCTCATCGCCGGCGACGTCAATCGCGCACCCAAAGCCACCCCGGTCCAGCCCACGGCCATTCGTCGCAACATGGCGGAAATGACCCAGGCGGACGCTGGCTTCCAGGAGCAAGCCTTTTTCGAATACCACCTGTATACGCTCGGGCGGCCGGCCGACCTCCCCGATCGCTCGCTAAAGCAGCTTGAGCTCTTCCCGACCGCCGTTGGGGTCGAATGTCAAAAGCAGCTGCTGTTCACCGCGGGCTACCGGCCATACGGCGTGTTTTCCGTGCCGTTTACCAAAGCCAGCCATCCGCTGCCCCTGCGCGGCGACGTGGCGGTTGAGCTTCAGTTCGTCAACGCCGAAGACAATCAGCTGGGCCTGCCGCTGCCAGCCGGACGGGTGCGCGTTTCCCAGCGCAACCCCAATGACGGCAATCTGGAATTTATCGGCGAGGACGTCATCGATCACACCCCGCGCAACGAATCGCTAGCCATTGCCCTGGGCAACGCGTTTGACGTCAAAGGCGAACGACGCCAGGCCGATTTTCGCTGGAGCGCTGGTGAGCGGTGGATGGAGGAAACCATCGAGGTTGAGCTGCGCAATCAGAAGCAGGAGCCGGCCACCATTGTCGTGAAAGAGTCGATGCTTCGCTGGTCCAACTGGCGCCTGACCAACCAGAGCCACGAGTTCAGCCAACCCGACGCGGCGACCATCGTTTTTGCGGTTGACGTCGACGCTGAACAGGTTGAAACCGTCCGCTACACGGTTCGCTACGAGTGGTAG
- a CDS encoding sulfurtransferase: MSSSNPSPPSESASNTPVFVSPAWAMELASPPLWLDCRFRLDDPHAGRQLFAAGHIAGARFADLDQDLADHSGGRGRHPLPAPEDFAQRCQAWGVGAGPVVVYDDVSGAMAARAWWMLRWLGHDQVYILDGGLAAWEAAGGAMSTDEAGPVEASDTPGPFSGSMPMVTEQQVQALINGNEAAVEGGLMLLDARAADRFRGEQEPIDPIAGHVPGAVNRPFADSLADERLADEVALRALWQDTLGNVAPDQVTHMCGSGVTACFNLACMEHLGLTGSRLYVGSWSEWIANPDNPLAGG; the protein is encoded by the coding sequence GTGAGCTCATCGAATCCATCGCCTCCATCGGAATCGGCGAGCAACACACCCGTTTTTGTCAGCCCGGCGTGGGCCATGGAGCTGGCGTCGCCGCCGCTGTGGCTCGACTGCCGTTTTCGGCTCGACGACCCGCACGCGGGTCGCCAGCTGTTTGCTGCCGGCCACATCGCCGGCGCTCGCTTTGCAGACCTGGACCAGGACCTCGCCGATCATTCGGGGGGGCGGGGACGCCACCCGCTGCCCGCGCCGGAGGATTTCGCTCAACGTTGCCAGGCGTGGGGTGTGGGTGCGGGGCCGGTGGTGGTCTATGACGATGTGAGTGGGGCCATGGCGGCGCGCGCCTGGTGGATGCTGCGCTGGCTGGGTCACGACCAGGTTTACATCCTCGATGGTGGCCTGGCGGCCTGGGAGGCTGCTGGCGGCGCAATGTCCACCGATGAGGCCGGGCCGGTCGAGGCAAGCGACACACCGGGGCCTTTCTCGGGTTCGATGCCGATGGTGACCGAGCAGCAGGTCCAGGCCCTGATCAACGGGAATGAGGCCGCCGTCGAGGGGGGACTGATGCTGCTGGATGCCCGAGCCGCCGATCGTTTTCGCGGCGAGCAGGAGCCGATCGATCCAATCGCTGGCCACGTGCCCGGGGCTGTGAACCGACCGTTTGCTGACAGCCTGGCAGACGAGAGGCTGGCCGATGAGGTAGCGCTGCGAGCGCTATGGCAGGACACGCTGGGGAACGTTGCCCCCGATCAGGTGACCCATATGTGCGGTTCCGGTGTGACCGCGTGCTTCAACCTGGCGTGCATGGAGCACCTCGGGCTGACGGGCTCTAGGCTTTACGTCGGCTCGTGGAGCGAGTGGATTGCCAACCCGGACAATCCCCTAGCCGGCGGGTGA
- a CDS encoding tetratricopeptide repeat protein — protein sequence MPAAAGPSYPLLRAIARVRAAFGHTPSMILLGAIYESGAVAGRGMDHANDLYLKAAELGDRQAMWHLGVNHLASKGGSTDHAKALHWLHEASEAGHAMAGWALGKMYLSGKLVEQDRERGLDLLKQSAGSDCSEAIKTLVEIYREGRYGVSPDPEQAAYWENPDPVAS from the coding sequence ATGCCAGCTGCTGCAGGACCGAGCTATCCACTACTGCGGGCGATCGCCCGCGTTCGTGCTGCCTTCGGGCACACGCCGTCGATGATCCTGCTGGGCGCAATCTATGAGAGTGGTGCGGTTGCCGGCCGCGGCATGGATCACGCAAACGACCTATACCTCAAGGCTGCTGAATTGGGCGACCGGCAGGCGATGTGGCATCTGGGCGTTAATCACCTTGCCAGCAAGGGTGGCAGCACCGACCACGCCAAGGCCCTCCACTGGCTCCACGAGGCGAGCGAGGCAGGTCACGCCATGGCTGGCTGGGCGCTGGGCAAGATGTACCTGAGCGGCAAGCTGGTCGAACAGGATCGGGAGCGGGGTTTGGACCTGCTCAAACAGTCTGCCGGGAGCGACTGTTCGGAGGCGATCAAAACGCTGGTCGAAATCTACCGGGAGGGGCGCTACGGCGTTTCACCTGATCCGGAACAGGCGGCCTACTGGGAAAATCCCGACCCGGTGGCGTCCTGA
- a CDS encoding YiiX family permuted papain-like enzyme: MLSVMRITALAFVLLGWSFLLSVCAEDYGYVPLNGDIIFHTSRSSQSKAIQLATDSVYSHMGIVYVREGAPYVYEAVQPVKSTPLEEWIARGENGHFVVKRLKEAQEVLDQAKFDAMWSIGQTMVGKDYDLYFEWSDDRIYCSELVWKMYKLGAGIELGSLERIESFDFSHELVQAKIRERYPDGLPENEPVISPEAIFQSSQLETAYER, from the coding sequence ATGCTTAGCGTTATGCGAATTACGGCTCTTGCCTTCGTTCTGTTGGGATGGTCTTTTCTGCTATCAGTTTGCGCAGAGGACTACGGCTACGTGCCTCTGAACGGCGATATCATTTTCCACACGTCGAGGTCATCTCAGAGCAAAGCGATCCAACTCGCGACAGACTCCGTCTACAGCCATATGGGTATCGTCTACGTTCGTGAAGGTGCTCCCTACGTGTACGAAGCAGTACAGCCAGTCAAATCAACTCCTCTGGAGGAGTGGATAGCTCGCGGAGAGAATGGCCATTTCGTAGTAAAGAGGCTCAAGGAGGCACAAGAGGTCCTGGATCAAGCAAAGTTCGATGCGATGTGGAGCATCGGACAAACCATGGTCGGTAAGGACTACGATCTCTACTTCGAGTGGTCAGACGACCGTATCTATTGCTCGGAGCTCGTATGGAAAATGTACAAACTAGGTGCTGGCATTGAATTAGGTTCTTTGGAGAGGATCGAGTCATTCGATTTCTCTCATGAGCTAGTTCAAGCCAAAATCAGAGAAAGATATCCAGATGGCCTGCCGGAGAATGAGCCAGTCATTTCGCCCGAGGCCATTTTCCAGTCCAGCCAGCTCGAGACGGCATATGAAAGGTAG
- a CDS encoding DUF1289 domain-containing protein, which translates to MSTDKVDAANAAALTSPCVGICTLDAQSICLGCQRTADEITRWAVMEAAERDAVLQRIEGLGAA; encoded by the coding sequence ATGAGCACCGATAAGGTTGACGCCGCCAACGCTGCGGCGCTGACCAGCCCCTGCGTGGGCATCTGCACGCTCGACGCCCAGTCGATCTGCCTGGGTTGCCAGCGCACCGCCGATGAAATCACCCGCTGGGCCGTGATGGAGGCGGCCGAGCGCGACGCGGTTCTGCAGCGGATAGAGGGTCTGGGGGCCGCCTGA